A genomic region of Canis aureus isolate CA01 chromosome 16, VMU_Caureus_v.1.0, whole genome shotgun sequence contains the following coding sequences:
- the LOC144286135 gene encoding protein SLFN14-like yields MAGLQTDVEMLYPETVVHVGRVTFGEENRKKMINSYLKRTENKKIIQATCALLNSGGGVIKAEIDDETYSYRCHGLGQDLETSFQKLLPSGSHKYLDYVQQGHNLLIFVKSWNPDVFSLPLRICSLHSNLYQRALTSTINLTARSALELLREKQSRAQRGRSRVRDLNSQTVPDRDIQEEKDMRSSASELFQKDRLMYKEKLNFTESTHVEFKRFTTKKIVPRVKEILSHYVSAFANTLGGYLILGVDDKSKEVFGCKREKVNPDLLKKEIENCVEKLPTFHFCCEKPKVHFTTKILNVYQKDVLYGYVCMVQVEPFCCVVFTEAPDSWIMRNDAVTRLTVEHWVAMMLDVHSSKTEEKSSSSWQGGTPSVSSVAVQSATSSLAADSLCAPAPSTLGSPSFPIKVLEFKGPLQQRLFPVTQEEIQFKPESLCKKLFLDHKGLEELMKTQIYPCSQGIVIFSRSWASDIGLRKEEDVLCDALLIAVNSPPVLYTILKNPSWNGGLEYARNTAHQLKQKLGTVGGYTGKVCVIPRLMYLPSIQCSPGEILVHYPQSYRLTTKDEMEDLLQALIVVSLCSRSLLSDQLGCEFFNLLIEEQCELLSESLQETRELFIHCFPGTRKTALAIKIMEKIKDLFQCKPKEILYVCETDSLKDYVTQQTTCQAVTRKIFLQGEFLKIKHIVMDDTENFCSKYGDWYLKARSITHPKVKGAGSENLHHGILWIFLDPFQIHCADINGLPTPSAQFPRKTITNGIHCALEIAMVMKEEMKRIKANPPSSLAPDTLSLFREAAYEEAVGAQALPGVFETETSLTMEQIVKRVAERCHNLFQCGYQPQDIAILCRKGEDRGRYECALLKAMELFETHGVTKVVFSQASGVWGSCIVLDSIQQFSGLERNIVFGLSPEWTLSEEAHKLRFASRAIKHLYLFYEKRAAF; encoded by the exons ATGGCGGGCCTCCAGACTGATGTGGAAATGCTCTATCCTGAGACAGTTGTACACGTGGGCAGGGTGACTTTTGGAGAAGAGAACAGGAAGAAGATGATCAATAGCTATCTGAAAAGAACTGAGAATAAGAAGATCATCCAAGCCACCTGTGCGCTGTTAAATTCTGGAGGGGGTGTGATCAAAGCAGAGATTGATGATGAAACCTACAGTTACCGATGCCACGGGCTGGGACAGGATCTGGAAACTTCTTTCCAAAAGCTCCTTCCTTCAGGTTCACATAAATACCTGGACTACGTGCAGCAGGGGCACAATCTCCTGATTTTTGTGAAGTCCTGGAATCCAGATGTTTTCAGCCTTCCCCTACGGATTTGCAGCTTGCACTCCAATCTATACCAGAGAGCTTTGACTTCCACCATCAATTTGACTGCCAGGAGTGCCCTGGAGCTTCTCAGAGAGAAGCAGTCTAGAGCCCAAAGAGGAAGATCAAGGGTGAGGGACCTGAATTCTCAGACAGTTCCTGACAGAGACATTCAGGAAGAGAAAGATATGAGGAGTTCTGCCTCAGAATTGTTTCAAAAGGACAGGCTCATGTATAAGGAGAAACTCAATTTTACTGAGTCAACCCATGTCGAGTTTAAAAGGTTCACCACCAAAAAGATTGTCCCCCGGGTTAAAGAGATCCTGTCCCATTATGTTTCTGCATTTGCCAACACCCTTGGAGGATACCTAATTTTGGGGGTAGATGATAAGAGCAAAGAAGTGTTTGGATGTAAGCGAGAAAAAGTGAACCCCGacttactaaaaaaagaaatagaaaactgtgTAGAAAAGTTGCCAACATTCCACTTCTGCTGTGAGAAGCCAAAGGTGCATTTCACTACCAAAATCTTGAATGTCTACCAAAAAGATGTCCTGTATGGTTATGTCTGCATGGTCCAAGTGGAGCCCTTCTGCTGTGTAGTATTCACAGAGGCCCCGGATTCCTGGATCATGAGAAATGATGCTGTCACAAGGCTGACGGTGGAGCACTGGGTGGCCATGATGTTGGATGTTCACTCAAGTAAAACAGAAGAGAAGTCGTCATCCAGTTGGCAGGGAGGAACCCCTTCGGTATCTTCTGTGGCTGTTCAGTCAG CAACTTCCAGTTTGGCCGCTGACTCCCTGTGTGCACCAGCTCCATCAACACTAGGAAGCCCATCATTTCCCATAAAAGTCTTGGAATTCAAGGGGCCTCTGCAACAGCGTCTGTTTCCAG TGACACAGGAAGAGATACAGTTTAAACCAGAATCCCTCTGTAAGAAGCTCTTCTTGGATCATAAAGGACTCGAGGAATTAATGAAGACACAGATATATCCTTGTTCTCAGGGGATTGTGATATTTTCTAGAAGCTGGGCTAGTGATATTGGCTTAAGGAAAGAGGAGGATGTTCTGTGTGATGCTCTCCTAATAGCAGTTAACAGTCCCCCGGTACTctatacaatcttaaaaaacccCAGTTGGAATGGAGGGCTTGAGTATGCCCGAAACACTGCTCATCAGTTAAAGCAGAAACTGGGAACTGTTGGTGGTTACACAGGGAAAGTGTGTGTTATCCCAAGGCTGATGTACCTGCCCAGCATACAGTGTAGCCCTGGTGAAATCCTCGTGCACTACCCCCAATCCTACAGGCTTACTACCAAGGATGAAATGGAAGACCTGTTACAGGCCCTTATTGTAGTCTCACTGTGTTCCAGATCTCTTCTGAGTGACCAGCTGGGCTGTGAGTTTTTCAACTTGCTCATAGAGGAGCAGTGTGAGTTACTCTCAGAAAGCCTTCAGGAGACACGTGAATTGTTCATCCACTGCTTTCCAGGAACCAGAAAGACAGCCCTAGCCATAAAGATCATGGAGAAAATCAAAGATTTGTTCCAATGCAAACCAAAAGAGATTCTTTATGTTTGTGAAACTGACTCCTTAAAGGATTATGTGAC CCAACAAACAACCTGCCAAGCTGTGACCCGGAAGATCTTCTTACAAGGGGAGTTCCTTAAGATTAAACACATAGTGATGGATGATACTGAGAATTTCTGCAGTAAATATGGAGACTGGTACTTGAAGGCCAGGAGCATCACTCATCCAAAGGTGAAGGGAGCTGGCAGTGAAAACCTTCATCACGGGATCCTCTGGATTTTTCTGGACCCCTTTCAGATCCATTGTGCAGATATTAATGGTCTTCCCACTCCATCTGCTCAGTTTCCCCGAAAAACAATCACCAATGGGATCCACTGTGCTCTGGAAATAGCAATGGTCatgaaagaggaaatgaagagGATCAAAGCAAATCCTCCCTCCAGCCTGGCCCCAGACACACTGTCATTGTTCAGGGAAGCTGCCTACGAGGAAGCAGTGGGTGCCCAGGCTCTGCCTGGGGTGTTTGAGACAGAGACTAGCCTGACTATGGAACAAATTGTGAAACGGGTGGCCGAAAGGTGTCACAACCTGTTCCAATGTGGCTATCAGCCTCAAGACATTGCAATTCTGTGCAGGAAAGGGGAGGACAGAGGACGCTATGAGTGTGCACTTCTAAAAGCAATGGAATTATTTGAAACCCATGGAGTGACAAAGGTTGTGTTTAGCCAGGCCTCTGGCGTTTGGGGCAGTTGCATCGTTTTAGACAGTATTCAGCAGTTTTCAGGCCTGGAGAGGAATATTGTGTTTGGGCTTAGTCCAGAATGGACCCTGTCAGAAGAAGCTCATAAGCTCCGCTTTGCCTCACGGGCCATTAAACACCTCTACCTGTTTTATGAAAAGAGGGCAgctttctga